A stretch of the Actinotalea sp. JY-7876 genome encodes the following:
- the sucD gene encoding succinate--CoA ligase subunit alpha, which translates to MAIFLTETSKVIVQGMTGSEGQKHTTRMLASGTAVVGGVNPRKAGTSVDFTVGEGTTSVPVFGSVREAVEATGADVSVIFVPPAHTKAAVLEAVDAGVPLVVIITEGVPVADTAEFFTAAQAKGVRLIGPNCPGLISPGKSNVGIIPADITGPGKIGLVSKSGTLTYQMMYELRDFGFSTAIGIGGDPIIGTTHIDALAAFEADPETEAIVMIGEIGGDAEERAAAFIKEHVTKPVVGYVAGFTAPEGKTMGHAGAIVSGSSGTAQAKQEALEAAGVRVGRTPSATAELMRQILSA; encoded by the coding sequence ATGGCGATCTTCCTGACTGAGACCTCCAAGGTCATCGTCCAGGGCATGACGGGCTCCGAGGGCCAGAAGCACACGACGCGCATGCTGGCGTCGGGCACCGCCGTCGTCGGCGGCGTGAACCCGCGCAAGGCGGGCACGAGCGTCGACTTCACGGTCGGGGAGGGCACGACCTCGGTGCCGGTCTTCGGCAGCGTGCGCGAGGCCGTCGAGGCCACCGGCGCGGACGTGTCGGTCATCTTCGTGCCACCCGCCCACACCAAGGCCGCGGTCCTCGAGGCCGTCGACGCGGGCGTGCCGCTCGTCGTCATCATCACCGAGGGCGTGCCGGTCGCGGACACGGCCGAGTTCTTCACGGCCGCGCAGGCCAAGGGCGTCCGCCTCATCGGCCCGAACTGCCCGGGCCTCATCAGCCCCGGGAAGTCGAACGTCGGGATCATCCCGGCGGACATCACGGGACCGGGCAAGATCGGCCTCGTGTCGAAGTCCGGCACGCTGACCTACCAGATGATGTACGAGCTGCGGGACTTCGGGTTCTCGACGGCGATCGGCATCGGCGGCGACCCCATCATCGGCACCACGCACATCGACGCCCTCGCGGCGTTCGAGGCGGACCCCGAGACCGAGGCCATCGTCATGATCGGCGAGATCGGCGGCGACGCCGAGGAGCGCGCGGCCGCGTTCATCAAGGAGCACGTGACCAAGCCGGTCGTCGGCTACGTCGCGGGCTTCACCGCGCCGGAGGGCAAGACCATGGGCCACGCCGGCGCCATCGTGTCCGGCTCGTCCGGCACCGCGCAGGCGAAGCAGGAGGCCCTCGAGGCCGCCGGTGTGCGTGTGGGCCGCACGCCCAGCGCGACGGCCGAGCTGATGCGCCAGATCCTGTCCGCCTGA
- the sucC gene encoding ADP-forming succinate--CoA ligase subunit beta, which translates to MDLFEYQARDVFEKHGVPVLGGVVARTPEEARAAAEQLGGGTVVVKAQVKTGGRGKAGGVKLAHSPDEAAQRAEEILGLDIKGHVVRTLMVAQGAQIAEEYYFSVLLDRAERRYLAMASVEGGMEIEQLAVERPEALARVAVDPIVGIDEAKAAEIVAAAGFAADVAPQVAEVIQKLWTVYAEEDATLVEVNPLVRTKDGAIVALDGKVTLDGNAAFRHPEHAELEDAAAADPLEARAKESDLNYVKLDGEVGIIGNGAGLVMSTLDVVAYAGEGHGGVKPANFLDIGGGASAEVMAAGLDIILSDPQVKSVFVNVFGGITACDAVANGIVSALEILGDAATKPLVVRLDGNNVVEGRRILAEAAHPLVTLAETMDGGADKAAELAHAAA; encoded by the coding sequence GTGGACCTGTTCGAGTACCAGGCACGCGATGTCTTCGAGAAGCACGGCGTCCCCGTGCTGGGCGGCGTCGTCGCCCGGACCCCCGAGGAGGCCCGCGCCGCCGCGGAGCAGCTCGGCGGCGGAACCGTGGTCGTCAAGGCGCAGGTCAAGACCGGCGGGCGCGGCAAGGCGGGGGGCGTCAAGCTCGCGCACTCGCCCGACGAGGCGGCGCAGCGCGCCGAGGAGATCCTCGGCCTCGACATCAAGGGCCACGTCGTGCGCACGCTCATGGTCGCGCAGGGCGCGCAGATCGCGGAGGAGTACTACTTCTCCGTGCTGCTGGACCGGGCCGAGCGCCGCTACCTCGCCATGGCCAGCGTCGAGGGCGGCATGGAGATCGAGCAGCTCGCCGTCGAGCGCCCCGAGGCGCTGGCGCGCGTCGCGGTCGACCCGATCGTCGGCATCGACGAGGCCAAGGCGGCCGAGATCGTCGCCGCTGCCGGCTTCGCGGCCGACGTCGCGCCGCAGGTCGCCGAGGTCATCCAGAAGCTGTGGACCGTGTACGCGGAGGAGGACGCGACGCTCGTCGAGGTCAACCCGCTGGTCCGCACGAAGGACGGCGCGATCGTCGCGCTCGACGGCAAGGTGACGCTCGACGGCAACGCCGCGTTCCGCCACCCGGAGCACGCCGAGCTCGAGGACGCGGCCGCCGCTGACCCGCTCGAGGCGCGCGCCAAGGAGTCGGACCTCAACTACGTCAAGCTCGACGGCGAGGTCGGGATCATCGGCAACGGTGCCGGGCTCGTCATGAGCACCCTGGACGTCGTCGCCTACGCCGGCGAGGGCCACGGCGGCGTCAAGCCCGCCAACTTCCTGGACATCGGCGGCGGCGCGTCGGCCGAGGTCATGGCCGCCGGCCTCGACATCATCCTGTCGGACCCGCAGGTCAAGTCGGTGTTCGTCAACGTGTTCGGCGGCATCACGGCGTGCGACGCCGTGGCCAACGGCATCGTGTCCGCGCTCGAGATCCTCGGCGACGCGGCCACCAAGCCGCTCGTCGTGCGCCTCGACGGCAACAACGTCGTCGAGGGCCGGCGCATCCTCGCCGAGGCCGCGCACCCCCTGGTCACGCTCGCCGAGACGATGGACGGCGGCGCCGACAAGGCGGCCGAGCTCGCCCACGCCGCCGCCTGA
- a CDS encoding OmpA family protein — MSGPLRVRRAPLVGVGLAVVLVSGATPSPPEGGPGLVALPPGTATVDVGPVSPLTEGVAPLQGSVSPLITRTASVDGALGRDQALETERWTLASDVYFDVDSAVLTPRAQEDLAQVAAALADAQVVSVTIVGHTDSVASDAYNEGLSRDRAASVQQVLAGILPGVELAVEGRGEREPVAEETGTPEQVAQARALNRRVEIDVVLADQG, encoded by the coding sequence GTGAGCGGTCCGCTCCGCGTCCGGCGCGCTCCGCTGGTCGGCGTCGGCCTGGCCGTCGTCCTCGTCTCCGGCGCCACGCCGTCGCCCCCGGAGGGCGGCCCGGGCCTGGTGGCCCTGCCGCCCGGCACGGCCACGGTCGACGTCGGGCCCGTCTCGCCGCTCACGGAAGGCGTGGCCCCCCTGCAGGGCAGCGTGAGCCCGCTCATCACCCGCACCGCGAGCGTGGACGGCGCGCTGGGCCGCGACCAGGCGCTCGAGACGGAGCGGTGGACCCTCGCGTCGGACGTCTACTTCGACGTCGACTCCGCGGTGCTGACCCCGCGCGCGCAGGAGGACCTCGCCCAGGTGGCGGCGGCGCTCGCCGACGCGCAGGTGGTGTCCGTCACGATCGTGGGCCACACCGACTCGGTCGCCTCCGACGCGTACAACGAGGGGCTCTCGCGCGACCGGGCCGCGTCCGTGCAGCAGGTGCTCGCCGGCATCCTTCCCGGCGTGGAGCTCGCCGTCGAGGGCCGGGGCGAGCGCGAGCCCGTCGCGGAGGAGACCGGCACGCCGGAGCAGGTGGCGCAGGCGCGGGCGCTCAACCGCCGCGTCGAGATCGACGTCGTCCTGGCGGACCAGGGCTGA